CCAGAGAGGTGATATACTTGGCAGAACTCCTAATCCCATTGGACAAATACCTAGCAGCAGGCCTACATATCGGCACACAACAAAAAACAGTCGACATGGAAAAATACATTTACCGTGTAAGATCAGACGGCCTATACGTATTAGATATTAGGAAAACAAATGACAGGATCATAGCAGCCGCAAAATTCTTGGCAAAATACGAACCAGATGACATACTCGCAGTATCAACAAGACAATACGGGCAAAAACCCGTGAAAAAGTTCGGGGAAATAACCGGGGCGAAAACAATCCCAGGCAGATTCATCCCAGGGACTTTAACAAACCCGAACTTCCCAAAATTCATAGAACCCAAGGTACTCGTCGCAACAGACCCAAGAGCAGACTCACAAGCCATAATAGAAGCAAAACAAGTGAACATACCAGTAGTCGCCCTATGCGATACCGAAAACTTACTAGGGAACGTGGACATTGCCATACCAGTGAACAACAAAGGTAGAAAAGCCCTAGCATTAGTCTACTGGCTGCTCACAAGACAATTCCTCAGAGAAAAAGGCATACTAAAAGAAGACGAGGACCTTGATGTTCCCCCAACAGAATTCGAAGTAAAGATATGATGTGATCTTATGAAAAGAAACCCTGCAGTAGCAGGAACATTTTATGAAGCCGAAGAAAGCGCCCTAAGAAAAAGGATAGAATGGTGCTTCCACCATAAACTAGGCCCGGGAAAAATACCAAAAATAGGGGATAAAAGGAGACTAAAAGCTGTCATAGCACCCCATGCAGGTTACATGTATTCAGGGCCAGTGGCAGCCCACACCTACCATGAGGTTGCAGCCGATGGCTTCCCTGAAACCTTCATAATATTATGTCCAAACCATACAGGTATGGGCTCAGGCATATCCATGATGTCAAAAGGGGAATGGATAACACCACTAGGCCCTGTTAAAATCGATGAAAACCTTGCACAGGAACTCCTAGAAGCCTCTGGGATAATAGATATGGACGAATCAGCTCACATAGGGGAGCATAGTTGCGAAGTCCACCTACCATTCCTACAATATTTCAATCAAAACTTTAAGATAGTACCCATTTGCATGTGGATGCAAGACCTTGAAACAGCAAAAGAAATAGGAAATGCGATAACAGATGCAAGTTCTGGAAAGGATGTTCTGATCATAGCAAGTACAGATTTCACACACTATGAACCAGCCGAGGCCGCATACAAGAAAGACCAGAAAGTCCTTGAAGCCATATTAGCATTAGATGAGGATAGGATGTATGAACGGATTTACCAGTACAATGTTAGCATGTGTGGTTATGGTCCAGTAGCGGCTTCCATCATCGCAGCCAAGGGACTTGGAGCTACCCGGGGCAAACTCCTAAAATACGCAACCAGTGGTGATATAACAGGTGACAGCTCATCAGTTGTGGGATACGCATCAGTCATCCTCGAATAACCCAAGGGGACAACCTTCCGGTGGTTCTAATGGATTCAATGGCCTCTGCACCGGGTAAAGCCATCCTATTCGGGGAACATGCCGTAGTTTATGATAAACCAGCCATAGCACTCGCAATAAACAAGAGAGCCACCATAACCATCAAAGAATCCCATAAAGATTATACTAGTATAAAATCTGATAATATCGGCCTCGAAGCCATAATCAGCCCAGAAACCGGATTAAAATTAAAGAAGGGCGAAATAGGCATCCTAAATTATATCCTCAAGGCTCTGGAGTTTTATCATGATTCCAAGCCCATCAAAATAAAACTTGAAATCGAAATACCCATAGGGGCTGGTTTAGGCTCATCAGCCGCAGTTACAGTCGCCACAATAGCAGCACTCGACAAATACCACAAAAGAAAAACCACACTACCTTCAATCGCCAAAAGAGCCCACAAGGTCGAATTAGAAGTTCAAGGTGCTGCAAGTCCACTAGACACATCCATATCAACACACGGAGGCCTAATATACCTCAACGAGGAGAAAAAAATAGACCAAATCAAAGGAGACCTTAAAGACTCCCTAGTTATAGGATACACCCAATCAGAAGATACTGCCAAGATGGTTAAACTCGTGAAAGAACGGATGGAACGCCACCCTACCATTATAAACCATATCATGGACGCCATAGCACACACCACAAAAAAGGCAAAAAAAGCACTGGAAACCAATGATAAAGAATGCCTTGGAGAACTAATGAACATAAACCAGGGCCTATTAGACGCGATAGGTGTCAACACCCGCAGCCTATCAGATATGATATACACTAGTAGAGAAGCAGGGGCACTAGGCTCCAAAATAACAGGAGCAGGCGGCGGCGGGAGTATAATAGCATACTCACCCAATAGGACAAGAAAAATCATAGAAACCCTAAAAAGAAAAGGATATAATGCCATGAAAGCAGACCCTTCAAAAAAGGGAGTGATCATAGAACACTAAATTTAACTTAGAACACCACTTAGAGTGGGCCCAATCTCCCATATAGTCCATCACTAGGTGTTTTTTCCAAACATGCTAAGAAGGGGGCAGGTGTGCGAATTGATCATATTAAAATTGGGTGGAAGCGTCATAACAAAAAAAGAGGCCCCAGAACCCACCTTAGACCATGAAAACCTTAAAAGGATTGCCGGGGAGATATCGGATTCCCTACCATCTTCTCTTATAATAGTCCATGGTGCAGGATCCTTCGGCCACCCCCTGGCGAAAAAGTATAGGATCGGAGCCCCAACAAGCCTTGAAGAATTGCAGAGGAAGATGATGGGATTCTCAATAATACAAAGATGGGTTAAAATTTTAAATATTCATGTATGCGACGCATTAAGGAAGGAGGATATCCCAGTTGTTTCAATACAACCATCATCTTTCATATTAGCATATAATGGGAGGATAAAACATGCAGATCCTAGGATAATAATCTCATACCTTGAAAGGGGCTTCATACCAGTAACCTATGGTGATGTAGTGCTCGATACAGACGAAAACTTGAAAATGTCTGTACTTTCAGGCGACCAGATCATAAAATACCTCGGGGAAACACTAAAACCTGAAAAGGTTATACTTGGAACAGACGTCGATGGAGTATTCGACAAAGACCCTAAAAAGTATCCAGACGCCAAACTTTTAGAACGGATAAAATCTCTTAAGGATATTAAATATCAGCCAGGAAAATCAGAGGACGTTACAGGGGCCATGCTGGGAAAGATAAAAGAACTCTTACTATTGGCTGAGAAAGGGGTGAATTCGGAGATAATTAATGCAAAGAAACCAGGGAATATTAAAAAGGCCCTTTTAGGCCAAAAGCTTAAAAAGACAATTATAGATGGGGATATATGATGATTTCAGATAGAAAATTGGAACACATACTTTTATGCACACATTATGATGTAGAATACAGAAAGGATACAGGATTCAAGGATGTTGAACTTGTACACCGCGCATTAACCCAAGTTAATTCTGAAGAGATCGACTTGAGCATAAAACTATTCGGGAAAGAATTAAAATCACCCATAATGATAACAGCTATAACAGGAGGTCATCCCGCGGCCTTTAATATAAATAGGGCGCTTGCAAAGGCGGCTGAAAAATTGGGTATAGGATTAGGGGTTGGAAGCCAAAGAGCGGGTATAGAAGATCCCTCACTCAAGGCCACTTATACTATTGCTAGGGAAGAGGCACCATCAACATTATTAATAGGGAATATCGGAGCGCCCCAAGTAGAATATGCAGAGGCTGCAGTCGAGATGATAGATGCAGACGCCCTGGCAATCCACTTAAACCCCCTACAGGAGTCCATACAACCAGGAGGTGACATAAACTCCAGTGGATTGGTAGACTCCATCAAAGGGATAGTGGAGAATATAAAAGTGCCAGTAATCGTAAAAGAAACAGGTGCTGGTATATGTGCAGAGGATGCCCTTAAATTAGAAGAGATAGGTGTGGCGGCCATAGACATTGCAGGGGCTGGAGGGACTAGCTGGGCTGCTGTTGAAACATACAGGGCCGAAGAAAAGCATCTTGGGAGATTATACTGGGATTGGGGCATACCAACAGCTGTGAGCACAGTGGAGGTTGCGGAGACGGTTAAAATACCAGTGATAGCATCAGGAGGGATAAGAAGTGGATTAGACGCTGCTAAGGCCATAGCATTAGGGGCTGACGCTGTTGGGATAGCCTTACCAGTACTTAAGGAAGCTCAGAGGGGCTACAGGGAAGTTATCAGTGTAATAAGGAGGTTCAATGAGTCCCTGAAAGTGGCAATGTACCTAGTGGGCGCTCAGAACATAGAAGAACTTAAAAAAGCCCCAATCGTGATAAAAGGCGAAACAAGAACATGGTTACATGAAAGGGGCTTTAACACGTCAAAATATGCAAGGAGGCAACGACAGTGACCGTTGAGATCATCGCCATCGGAGGCTACGAAGAAGTGGGAAAAAACATGTCAGCAGTCAAAATAAACGACGACGTAGTAATATTCGACATGGGAATACACCTTGACAGGGTACATGTACATGAAGATACCGACATTGCAAGGATGCACAGCCTAGACCTCATCGAAAGGGGTGTCATACCAGATGACACGCTCATGAGAGAAGTTAACGGGAAAGTAAGGGCAATAGTATTTACACACGGCCACTTAGACCACATCGGAGGGGTGGCGAAACTAGCCCACCGCTACAATGCACCTATAATAGGAACACCCTACACTATAGCGCTAATAGAACGCATAATAAAATCAGAGAGAAAATTCAACGTACCCAATAGGTTAGAGGTTCTAAATGCTGGTGAAAAATGTCAACTATCACCTGAGATGACACTAGAATTTATAAATGTTACACATAGCATACCCCAGTCAGTCATAGCAGCCCTACACACACCAGAGGGTATAATAGTATATGGTCTAGATTTCAAATTCGACGACCACCAGATAATATCACCACCCCCAGATTACCATCGCCTAAAGGAACTAGGACGTAAAGGAGTGCTGGCATTAATAGTGGAAACTACGAGAGTAGCTGACTCAGAGGAGGTTAAAACACCATCTGAGAAGGTTGCGAGGATACTACTCGAGGATATAATGAAAAGACCACTCGAAGAAAAATCCGCCATGATAGTAACCACATTTTCATCACACATCGAGCGTATACAAGCCATAAGTGACATAGCAAAAAAAAGCAACCGGCAAATACTTCTACTTGGAAGGTCAATGGAAAGATATTGCAGTCTAGCAGAATCCATGGGAATCCTGAAATTACCAGAAAATGCGAGCATATTCGGAAGTCCCAAATCAGTTAACAGGGCCCTCGCAAGGGCCGAGGCCAAAAGAGAAGATTATCTGCTCGTGACAACAGGACACCAGGGCGAACCAGACGCTCTGCTGCCTAGGATAGCCAATGGTAAAACGCAATTTAATGTAAAGCAAGGAGACAACATCATCATATCTGCGCCTGTCATACCCAATCCAATGAATATAGCAAACCGCAACCTCATGGAGAAAAGACTCACATCAAATGGGGCTAGGATCTATACAAATGCTCACGTATCAGGGCATGCTGGTAAAGAGGATCACAGGGACTTCCTTAGGATGCTCAACCCAGTCCATGTAATCCCAGCCCACGGGGACATTTACATGTTATCAGCATACGCTGAACTCGCAGAAGAAGAAGGTTACAGGTTAGGTAACGACATCCACATATTAAGGAATGGACAAGCCCAAGTCTTCAATGGAGGGATCTGATTTGGATTTAATGGAAACACTTGGAGAATACTCCAAGCTCATAAACCCAAGACTAGAGGAAATATTAGCTGATATAACACCAAGGAGCCTATATGAGGCGTCAATGCACCTTATAAGTGCCGGGGGTAAAAAGATCAGGCCAACATTAGCCCTCCTCAGTTGCCAGGCAGTAGGTGGTGAAATGGAGGATGCTATGAATGTTGCAACAGCTATCGAGCTAATACACACATTCTCATTAATACATGATGATATCATGGACAAAGACGAAATGAGAAGAGGCCAACCATCAGTTCACGTACTCTGGGGAGAATCCATGGCAATACTCGCAGGTGACATACTATTCTCCAAGGCCTTCGAAAGCACATTAAAGACTAGAATCGATGAAACTTCATACAAGCGTGTTAAGAATGCAATATCAATCATCATAGATTCCTGCGTGAAAATATGTGAAGGACAAGCACTAGACATAAGCTTTGAAGAAAACTTCAACATCAAAGAAGAAGAATACCTTGAGATGATCTACAAAAAGACAGCAGCACTCATATCAGCCGCTACAAGATCAGGGGCTATAATGGGTGGGGGCACACACGAGGAAATCGAAGCACTGGGAGAATATGGGAAACTAATAGGATTAGCATTCCAAATCCATGACGACTACCTAGACATAGCAGGTGACGAAAAAACCTTGGGAAAACCAATAGGAAGCGACATAGCAGAAGGAAAAATGACAATACTCACAGTTAAAACCCTGGAAAAGGCTTCAGAACAGGACAGGGAAAAACTGATAAGAATATTAGAAGCCAAAAGCCAAGAAGGCGTCAACGAAGCCATAGAAATCTTCAAAAAATATGAAACAATAGAATATGCCCACAGACTAGCCAAAGAATACACCAAAAGAGCTAAAGAAAAACTCAAAGTACTAGAAGAATCACAAGCGAAAAAACTCCTACAAGAAATAGCAGACTTCATAATCGAAAGAAAACATTAGGGGAAACAATGAACCTAGAAAAGATAATATACAAATACGCCCTAATAAACGCGGTCAAACACAAAGGCAAGGCCATGGAAAAGGCAGTTATAGGGGCGATCATGAGCAACGAACCACAATTCAGAAAAAAACCCCAAAAAGTCCTCCAAAAAACAAAAAATATAGTAGAAAAAGTCAACAAGCTAACCCCCAAAGAACAAAAAAAAGAACTAAAAAAACTAGGAATAAAACTAAAAGAAAAAAAGGAAGCCGAAAAAAAGAAAAAACTACCACCACTACCCAACATCCAAGAAAAGGTCATTCTAAGATTCGCCCCAAATCCAAGCGGGCCCCTCCACATAGGACATGCAAGAGCCGCGATACTAAACCACGAATACGCCAAAAAATACAAAGGCAAACTAATACTCCGCATGGAAGACACAGACCCCAGAAGAGTAGACCCCAAAGCCTACAAGATGATACAAGAAGACCTAAAATGGCTAGGAATAAAATGGGACCAACTCATAATACAAAGCGACAGAATACCCACCTATTACAAACACGCGACAAAACTACTAGAAAAAGGTGGAGGATACATCTGCACATGCAAACCAACAGAATTCAAAAAACTAAAAGACCAATCCAAGCCATGCCCATGCAGAAACCTCCCAACAAAGGAAAACCTCAAACGCTGGGAGAAAATGCAAAAAATGCCAGAAGGCAAAGCAGTCCTCAGAGTGAAAACAGACCTCAAACACAAAAACCCGGCCATAAGAGACTGGGTAGCCCTCCGTATAGTAGATGAACCACACCCACGCACAGGAAAAAAATATCGCATATACCCCACAATGAACTTCGCAGTAACAATAGACGACCACCTACTAGGAATAACACACGTACTCAGAGGAAAAGACCACATAACAAACACAGAAAAACAAGAATACCTCTACAAACACCTAGGATGGAAGCCGCCAACATTCATACACTACGGCCGACTACACATGGAAAACATACAACTCAGCACATCCAAAACAAAAGAAGGAATACAAAAAGGAAAATACAAAGGATGGGACGACCCCAGACTCGGAACAATAAGAGCCATAAAAAGGCGAGGAATACAAGCACAGGCCATAAGAGAAGCCATGATAGAAATCGGCGCGAAAATAGCAGACTCAACCCTAACCTGGAAAAAAATCTACGGCCTAAACAAAAACATACTAGAAGAGATAGCAAACAGATACTTCTTCGTAGCAGAACCCCAACCATTCAAAATCAAAAACCTCCCAGAACACTTAAAAGGTACAATAGAAAGACCATTACACCCAGACCACCCAGAAAGGGGCCAAAGGAAAATACCATTCAACGGCAGAGTCTACATCCAAAAAGACGACCTCAAAAAAGCGAAAATACTAAGACTCGTAGATGCGGTCAACGTCAAAATAAAAAACAACAGCCTAGAATATCACAGCATGAGCCTAGAAGAAGCGAGAAAACACAATGCAAAAATAATACACTGGGTGCCAATGGACGAAAACATACCAGCCAATGTAATAATGCCAAACACAAAAATTGTAGAAGGCCTCCTTGAACCAGCCGCAAAAAGCCTCAAAATCGACCAAATAGTACAACTTGAAAGATTTGGATTCGCAAGAGTAGATAAAACAAACAAAAAAACCACATTCTATTACACCCACAAATAAATAAAGGAGGATAAAAAATTTGACGCTAATCAACGAAAATTACCTACACCTCGAAGAAAGCTACCTATTCTCCGAAATCAACCAGAAAATAGAAGAATACCGAAAAGAAAACCCAAAGGCCAATATAATAAGCATGGGCATAGGAGACGTTACAAGACCACTACCAAAAGCCGTCATAGAAGCATTCCACAATGCAGTGGATGAAATGGCCCACAAGGAAACATTCAAAGGATACGGCCCAGAACAAGGCTACCCATTCCTCAGAGAAGCGATAATAGAAAACGACTACAAACCAAGAGGGGTCAAACTAACACTACAAGAGGTATTCATAAGTGATGGTGCAAAATGCGACACAGCAAACATCCAAGAAATATTCAGCAAAGACAACAAAGTCGCCATAACAGACCCAGTATACCCAGTATACGTTGAGAGTAATGTAATGGCAGGCCGGGGAGGACCACAAGACAAAAAAGGCCAATACAATGGGATCATATACCTACCATGCACGGCAGAAAACAACTTCCAACCACCCCTACCAGAAGAAAAAGCAGACCTGATCTACCTCTGCTACCCAAACAATCCAACAGGGACGAGCCTAACAAAAGACCAACTGAAAGAATGGGTTGACTATGCAAGGGACAACAATAGCATAATACTATTCGACGGAGCATACGAAGCCTACATACAAGAAAAGAATATACCACACAGCATCTACGAAATAGAAGGGGCCCTGGAAGTTGCGATAGAATTCAGGAGCTTCTCAAAGACAGCAGGCTTCACAGGTACAAGATGCGCCTACACCATAGTACCAGAAGAACTAGAAGCAGAAGACAGCCAAGGAAGAAAACACCCACTAAATAGGTTATGGAACAGAAGACAAACCACAAAATTCAATGGCGTATCCTATCCAGTACAAGTGGCGGCAGCAGCAACCTACACCAAAGAAGGACAAAAAGAAATCAAAAAATCAATAAAATACTACATGGAAAATGCTAGGATAATCAGAGAAAACCTAAAGGATACTGGCCTAGAATATTATGGTGGGGTCAATGCGCCATACATTTGGATCAAAACACCCAATATGAGT
The nucleotide sequence above comes from Methanothermobacter tenebrarum. Encoded proteins:
- a CDS encoding glutamate--tRNA ligase, encoding MNLEKIIYKYALINAVKHKGKAMEKAVIGAIMSNEPQFRKKPQKVLQKTKNIVEKVNKLTPKEQKKELKKLGIKLKEKKEAEKKKKLPPLPNIQEKVILRFAPNPSGPLHIGHARAAILNHEYAKKYKGKLILRMEDTDPRRVDPKAYKMIQEDLKWLGIKWDQLIIQSDRIPTYYKHATKLLEKGGGYICTCKPTEFKKLKDQSKPCPCRNLPTKENLKRWEKMQKMPEGKAVLRVKTDLKHKNPAIRDWVALRIVDEPHPRTGKKYRIYPTMNFAVTIDDHLLGITHVLRGKDHITNTEKQEYLYKHLGWKPPTFIHYGRLHMENIQLSTSKTKEGIQKGKYKGWDDPRLGTIRAIKRRGIQAQAIREAMIEIGAKIADSTLTWKKIYGLNKNILEEIANRYFFVAEPQPFKIKNLPEHLKGTIERPLHPDHPERGQRKIPFNGRVYIQKDDLKKAKILRLVDAVNVKIKNNSLEYHSMSLEEARKHNAKIIHWVPMDENIPANVIMPNTKIVEGLLEPAAKSLKIDQIVQLERFGFARVDKTNKKTTFYYTHK
- a CDS encoding LL-diaminopimelate aminotransferase — encoded protein: MTLINENYLHLEESYLFSEINQKIEEYRKENPKANIISMGIGDVTRPLPKAVIEAFHNAVDEMAHKETFKGYGPEQGYPFLREAIIENDYKPRGVKLTLQEVFISDGAKCDTANIQEIFSKDNKVAITDPVYPVYVESNVMAGRGGPQDKKGQYNGIIYLPCTAENNFQPPLPEEKADLIYLCYPNNPTGTSLTKDQLKEWVDYARDNNSIILFDGAYEAYIQEKNIPHSIYEIEGALEVAIEFRSFSKTAGFTGTRCAYTIVPEELEAEDSQGRKHPLNRLWNRRQTTKFNGVSYPVQVAAAATYTKEGQKEIKKSIKYYMENARIIRENLKDTGLEYYGGVNAPYIWIKTPNMSSWQFFDKLLEEAQVVGTPGTGFGPSGEGYFRLTAFNTRKNTKEAMERIKKIEF
- a CDS encoding isopentenyl phosphate kinase; its protein translation is MIILKLGGSVITKKEAPEPTLDHENLKRIAGEISDSLPSSLIIVHGAGSFGHPLAKKYRIGAPTSLEELQRKMMGFSIIQRWVKILNIHVCDALRKEDIPVVSIQPSSFILAYNGRIKHADPRIIISYLERGFIPVTYGDVVLDTDENLKMSVLSGDQIIKYLGETLKPEKVILGTDVDGVFDKDPKKYPDAKLLERIKSLKDIKYQPGKSEDVTGAMLGKIKELLLLAEKGVNSEIINAKKPGNIKKALLGQKLKKTIIDGDI
- the idsA gene encoding short chain isoprenyl diphosphate synthase IdsA translates to METLGEYSKLINPRLEEILADITPRSLYEASMHLISAGGKKIRPTLALLSCQAVGGEMEDAMNVATAIELIHTFSLIHDDIMDKDEMRRGQPSVHVLWGESMAILAGDILFSKAFESTLKTRIDETSYKRVKNAISIIIDSCVKICEGQALDISFEENFNIKEEEYLEMIYKKTAALISAATRSGAIMGGGTHEEIEALGEYGKLIGLAFQIHDDYLDIAGDEKTLGKPIGSDIAEGKMTILTVKTLEKASEQDREKLIRILEAKSQEGVNEAIEIFKKYETIEYAHRLAKEYTKRAKEKLKVLEESQAKKLLQEIADFIIERKH
- the rpsB gene encoding 30S ribosomal protein S2, with amino-acid sequence MAELLIPLDKYLAAGLHIGTQQKTVDMEKYIYRVRSDGLYVLDIRKTNDRIIAAAKFLAKYEPDDILAVSTRQYGQKPVKKFGEITGAKTIPGRFIPGTLTNPNFPKFIEPKVLVATDPRADSQAIIEAKQVNIPVVALCDTENLLGNVDIAIPVNNKGRKALALVYWLLTRQFLREKGILKEDEDLDVPPTEFEVKI
- the fni gene encoding type 2 isopentenyl-diphosphate Delta-isomerase, whose translation is MISDRKLEHILLCTHYDVEYRKDTGFKDVELVHRALTQVNSEEIDLSIKLFGKELKSPIMITAITGGHPAAFNINRALAKAAEKLGIGLGVGSQRAGIEDPSLKATYTIAREEAPSTLLIGNIGAPQVEYAEAAVEMIDADALAIHLNPLQESIQPGGDINSSGLVDSIKGIVENIKVPVIVKETGAGICAEDALKLEEIGVAAIDIAGAGGTSWAAVETYRAEEKHLGRLYWDWGIPTAVSTVEVAETVKIPVIASGGIRSGLDAAKAIALGADAVGIALPVLKEAQRGYREVISVIRRFNESLKVAMYLVGAQNIEELKKAPIVIKGETRTWLHERGFNTSKYARRQRQ
- the mvk gene encoding mevalonate kinase; amino-acid sequence: MDSMASAPGKAILFGEHAVVYDKPAIALAINKRATITIKESHKDYTSIKSDNIGLEAIISPETGLKLKKGEIGILNYILKALEFYHDSKPIKIKLEIEIPIGAGLGSSAAVTVATIAALDKYHKRKTTLPSIAKRAHKVELEVQGAASPLDTSISTHGGLIYLNEEKKIDQIKGDLKDSLVIGYTQSEDTAKMVKLVKERMERHPTIINHIMDAIAHTTKKAKKALETNDKECLGELMNINQGLLDAIGVNTRSLSDMIYTSREAGALGSKITGAGGGGSIIAYSPNRTRKIIETLKRKGYNAMKADPSKKGVIIEH
- a CDS encoding RNase J family beta-CASP ribonuclease, giving the protein MTVEIIAIGGYEEVGKNMSAVKINDDVVIFDMGIHLDRVHVHEDTDIARMHSLDLIERGVIPDDTLMREVNGKVRAIVFTHGHLDHIGGVAKLAHRYNAPIIGTPYTIALIERIIKSERKFNVPNRLEVLNAGEKCQLSPEMTLEFINVTHSIPQSVIAALHTPEGIIVYGLDFKFDDHQIISPPPDYHRLKELGRKGVLALIVETTRVADSEEVKTPSEKVARILLEDIMKRPLEEKSAMIVTTFSSHIERIQAISDIAKKSNRQILLLGRSMERYCSLAESMGILKLPENASIFGSPKSVNRALARAEAKREDYLLVTTGHQGEPDALLPRIANGKTQFNVKQGDNIIISAPVIPNPMNIANRNLMEKRLTSNGARIYTNAHVSGHAGKEDHRDFLRMLNPVHVIPAHGDIYMLSAYAELAEEEGYRLGNDIHILRNGQAQVFNGGI
- the amrB gene encoding AmmeMemoRadiSam system protein B encodes the protein MKRNPAVAGTFYEAEESALRKRIEWCFHHKLGPGKIPKIGDKRRLKAVIAPHAGYMYSGPVAAHTYHEVAADGFPETFIILCPNHTGMGSGISMMSKGEWITPLGPVKIDENLAQELLEASGIIDMDESAHIGEHSCEVHLPFLQYFNQNFKIVPICMWMQDLETAKEIGNAITDASSGKDVLIIASTDFTHYEPAEAAYKKDQKVLEAILALDEDRMYERIYQYNVSMCGYGPVAASIIAAKGLGATRGKLLKYATSGDITGDSSSVVGYASVILE